The Chanodichthys erythropterus isolate Z2021 chromosome 14, ASM2448905v1, whole genome shotgun sequence genome window below encodes:
- the zgc:162396 gene encoding putative methyltransferase DDB_G0268948 gives MTNRMFEDKHHASLYQKYRFDPPDEVKELILQYLDKKKGKPHQLAVDLGCGTGQNSRSLTPYFQQVVGIDVSESQVEEARTAMGFPNLSYRVGTAEELPFPDGSVDLLTAASAAHWFDTERFLKEAVRVLKPCGCLAFFGYGGNEKILHESCGDRLNNIYEEVMQFLLPYTSISVAGAISKLKDLFEAIPFPDKERIETIPVKLQLSIENVIGLIQTFSMYQAFLRADPNAATALLEKTTSRFLDEMKVSSTEAKVDFIMEYYCVLACKPE, from the exons ATGACTAACAGAATGTTTGAAGATAAACATCATGCCTCCCTATATCAAAAATATCGATTTGATCCGCCTGATGAGGTGAAGGAGCTTATTCTCCAGTATCTGGACAAAAAG AAAGGAAAGCCCCATCAGCTGGCCGTGGATTTAGGCTGCGGAACCGGGCAGAACTCTCGTTCGCTGACACCATACTTTCAGCAGGTGGTGGGCATTGATGTCAGTGAATCTCAGGTGGAGGAAGCGAGAACAGCGATGGGGTTCCCTAACCTCAGCTACAG AGTAGGCACAGCAGAGGAGCTGCCATTCCCAGATGGCTCGGTGGATCTGCTGACGGCTGCGTCTGCAGCTCATTGGTTTGACACTGAACGTTTCTTAAAGGAGGCTGTACGTGTCCTGAAGCCTTGTGGCTGTCTGGCTTTCTTTGGTTATGGAGGCAATGAGAAAATACTCCATGAGTCCTGTGGTGATCGACTTAATAACATATATGAGGAA GTAATGCAATTTCTGCTGCCCTACACAAGCATAAGTGTAGCTGGGGCCATCAGTAAGCTAAAGGACCTTTTTGAAGCCATACCCTTCCCAGATAAAGAGAG GATTGAAACAATTCCAGTAAAGCTGCAGCTGAGCATCGAGAATGTAATTGGTTTAATTCAGACGTTCTCCATGTACCAAGCCTTTCTGAGAGCCGATCCAAATGCTGCAACTGCGCTGTTGGAGAAAACAACATCACG TTTTCTAGATGAGATGAAAGTGTCATCAACAGAGGCCAAAGTTGACTTTATAATGGAGTACTACTGTGTGCTTGCATGTAAACCTGAGTGA
- the LOC137036003 gene encoding toll-like receptor 13 — protein MEELKMVLLFSFLLSLKISCVSSWSAGKCLFYSDAEFPVIKTCGGKTNTAFCYYVTDIKEDLRELPSNLRNLCIQMDRDCHGALASDSFTRFASLDYLEITGSFSEIPPEAFNGLTNVTSLSLTSSALEGCCEVALDFSHLPSLNTLLLSKYRLSLLAPNVFETIPHLQKLYLTEVCLKDISEVLCRLANVKSLKRFYLNEHTLNRLQYPNCSVFNTSHGCISTVLNIEVVILDMGKLEHVDEGALKVLGNLFEFYFKSKADFLKDLSLIGVHKINNLIVTVDVLNIDDLCTAAKLYSIESFYVTFKTINLPLTPTNISDGCEEVKTINLRKVSLLPLNLLDVYLFFQIFRNLTWVMIAYNELRPNDFQSLCASDPQIVKQLSFMFLKSNKIDEIVSYQFMCFTNLETLDLSINYISNIEDFAFIGLNNLKELYLCSNKLSYIYHHTFSGLYGLMVLDLHDNHIIHIESNSFGHLISLSTLLLGDLNFPPDMSPIKLHLSDIFGIIPFNLSNILISSGLRPMQLVIGSNTTLDQALNLHIKGQYVTIEDCNSSLLTSVVTLQIDAAYMSCGNEFIGKYVRSVVSLEFNSVFSDDIGDLSVINQLVHLKTLKLANIELTKQPNLAVMFHNLTKLQMLILANCRFFFLDGSLTKDLKALTGLALILKDNVNVFQNLVEHLTSLKYLNLQGLSLYCNCDNAWLLSWVKNNRKVQVHMFNPTMKELQCLSDNGIDHLNFIGYAKENCSFEIEFVFFASTSAFLCIFIIVVLSYKFAGQYIAPFYHIASGWFSEALRGNGKHQYRYDVFVSYSAKDEHWVMEELLPNLERRGPPFLRLCLHSRDFQLGGDIVENITDSIYASRQTLCLVSRNYLSSNWCSLEMQLATYRLQVEHRDILILVFLEMIPSRWLSSHHRLARLVKTRTYLDWPQDTEMHEAFWDRLWCKLSSNKAN, from the coding sequence ATGGAGGAATTGAAGATGGTGCTTCTGTTTTCATTTCTACTATCTCTGAAGATATCATGTGTTTCTTCTTGGTCTGCTGGTAAATGTCTTTTCTACAGTGATGCGGAGTTTCCTGTTATTAAAACCTGTGGTGGAAAAACAAACACTGCCTTCTGCTATTATGTCACTGACATTAAAGAAGACCTGCGTGAACTTCCATCAAACTTACGGAACCTCTGCATTCAAATGGACCGAGACTGCCACGGTGCCTTGGCTTCTGACTCATTCACACGTTTTGCTTCTCTGGATTACCTTGAAATTACTGGATCTTTTTCAGAGATCCCTCCGGAAGCTTTTAATGGTTTGACAAATGTAACTTCATTAAGTTTAACTAGCTCAGCTTTAGAAGGCTGTTGTGAGGTAGCTCTTGATTTCAGTCACCTTCCCTCACTGAACACATTGCTTCTTTCAAAGTATAGATTATCATTATTGgcaccaaatgtttttgaaacaatTCCTCACTTGCAAAAATTATACTTAACCGAAGTGTGTTTGAAGGATATATCTGAGGTTCTGTGTCGCCTGGCAAATGTAAAATCACTGAAGAGGTTTTATCTAAATGAACACACATTGAATAGACTTCAGTACCCAAACTGCTCAGTTTTCAACACTTCTCATGGTTGCATATCTACTGTGTTAAACATTGAAGTGGTAATATTGGATATGGGAAAATTAGAGCATGTAGATGAGGGAGCTTTGAAAGTTTTGGGAAATCTGTTTGAATTTTACTTTAAATCTAAAGCAGACTTCCTTAAAGATCTTTCATTAATTGGAGTacataaaatcaataatttgattGTCACGGTGGATGTACTTAACATTGATGACTTGTGTACAGCAGCAAAGTTATATTCGATTGAGTCTTTTTATGTTACTTTTAAGACTATTAACTTGCCACTGACTCCTACTAATATCTCAGATGGCTGTGAAGAAGTTAAAACAATTAATCTCAGAAAAGTTTCATTATTACCTTTAAACCTCTTAGATGTATATTTGTTCTTTCAGATTTTCAGGAACCTCACTTGGGTTATGATAGCTTATAATGAGCTCAGACCAAATGACTTTCAATCTCTTTGTGCTTCAGATCCACAGATAGTCAAACAGCTTTCCTTTATGTTTCTAAAATCAAATAAGATAGATGAGATAGTTTCTTACCAATTTATGTGTTTCACAAATCTTGAAACTCTAGATTTATccataaattacatttctaaCATAGAAGATTTTGCTTTCATTGGATTGAACAATTTGAAAGAGCTATATCTCTGTAGCAACAAGTTATCTTACATTTATCATCACACATTCAGTGGTTTATATGGACTAATGGTCCTAGATCTCCATGACAATCATATTATTCATATCGAATCTAATTCATTTGGACATCTTATTAGCCTTAGCACACTTCTGCTGGGAGATCTGAACTTCCCACCTGACATGTCACCAATCAAGCTGCATTTATCTGATATATTTGGCATAATTCCATTTAATTtgagtaatattttaattagttCAGGCCTGAGACCAATGCAGCTTGTGATCGGGAGTAATACTACACTGGATCAGGCCCTAAACTTGCACATCAAAGGTCAATATGTGACTATAGAGGACTGCAACAGTTCACTCTTGACATCAGTAGTCACACTTCAGATAGATGCAGCATATATGAGCTGTGGAAATGAATTCATTGGGAAATATGTCCGATCGGTCGTCAGTCTGGAATTTAACTCAGTGTTCTCAGATGATATTGGAGACTTGTCTGTAATCAATCAGCTTGTTCATTTAAAAACCTTAAAACTGGCAAACATTGAATTGACTAAGCAGCCAAACTTGGCCGTAATGTTTCACAATCTGACCAAACTCCAGATGCTGATCCTGGCGAACTGCAGATTTTTCTTTCTGGATGGAAGTCTGACCAAAGATTTAAAGGCACTGACAGGTCTAGCGCTCATTCTAAAAGACAATGTCAATGTTTTTCAGAACTTGGTGGAACATCTCACTAGTTTGAAATACCTCAATCTTCAGGGCTTGAGTCTGTACTGCAATTGTGATAATGCGTGGCTTCTCTCATGGGTGAAGAACAACAGGAAGGTGCAGGTTCACATGTTCAACCCCACCATGAAAGAACTGCAGTGTTTGAGTGACAATGGAATTGACCACCTTAACTTTATTGGTTATGCTAAGGAAAACTGTTCATTTGAAATCGAATTTGTGTTCTTTGCCTCcacctctgcatttttgtgtatttttattattgtggtACTGTCATATAAGTTTGCAGGCCAATACATTGCGCCTTTCTATCACATCGCCAGTGGATGGTTCAGCGAGGCTTTGCGTGGAAACGGTAAACATCAGTACCGCTATGATGTTTTCGTGTCTTACAGCGCTAAAGATGAACACTGGGTCATGGAGGAACTTCTTCCGAACTTAGAGAGGCGCGGCCCTCCATTTTTGCGTCTCTGTCTGCACAGTCGGGACTTTCAGTTGGGAGGAGACATTGTGGAAAACATCACAGACAGCATCTACGCAAGTCGCCAGACTCTTTGTCTCGTCAGTCGCAACTACCTCAGTAGCAACTGGTGTTCTTTGGAGATGCAGCTGGCCACCTACAGGCTCCAGGTAGAACACAGGGACATTCTTATCCTGGTCTTCCTAGAAATGATTCCGTCTCGCTGGCTATCCTCCCATCATAGACTGGCCCGGCTGGTAAAAACTAGAACCTATCTAGACTGGCCACAGGACACAGAGATGCATGAGGCATTCTGGGACAGGTTATGGTGTAAACTCAGCTCTAATAAAGCCAACTAG